AAATTCAAAGGTCTAACACCGTGATATCCTGGTTCTCAACGAGCATCTTCTGCTATAAATTGTTTTGCTGTTGGGGGTCTGTCTGCCTTGTGGGACTCAGAATGACTGTTACCCGAACAACGAAGCTACACTTTGTAAATGTACTGGTTGCAGTCCCTCTGGATCATAGTACATCCACCGTTATTGGCAACCCACTTTACCAGATTGATATTTGTTTATTTTAAAACTTTCAGAATTACACCATGCTTAAGTGTAGATACTCCTTTTTTTCTACTGGACATGAGGTTGTTGTATAATAGTATTATATACTATTATAAATAGGTTTGATATTTTAGCAGCAATCCTAGTAAATTTCAACATGGTTTAAGTTAATGTTAATGTCATCTGGAAAGTAAACGCACTATATTCAGAAAACTCCCATAGAATTAAAAAAAATTATTAAAAATCAGCGATCACTATTGAGACAAGTAAGTATAAATTGTCCAGCGTTAGTTTAAAAAAATACACATTACCTCTTAAAGGAGAAAGCCAGTTTGTCGAAATCCTATCGTGTAGCTATTTTGGGAGCCACTGGTGCTGTTGGCACAGAGTTGCTGGAATTACTAGCAAGCCGGAATTTCCCGGTGGCGGAATTGAAGCTATTAGCATCGGAGCGGAGTGTGGGGCGATCGCTCCGGTTTAAAGGGGAAGATATACCAGTAGAATTAGTGAGCGATCGCACCCTAGAAAATGTAGACCTAGTTCTAGCGAGTGCAGGTGGTTCCACATCCAAGACTTGGGCAAGTGTGGCAGTAGAAAAAGGTGCTGTAGTCATAGATAATTCCAGCGCCTTTCGGATGAATCCCGAAGTTCCCTTAGTCGTACCAGAGGTAAATCCCTTAGCTGCTGCTAACCACCAAGGTATTATCGCTAACCCTAATTGCACCACAATCTTGATGAGCGTGGCAATTTGGCCTCTGCATCAAATCAGCCCCATTAAACGCATTGTAGTTTCCACCTATCAATCAGCCAGTGGCGCAGGTGCAAAAGCAATGACAGAAGTGCAAACCCAAGCCAGTGCTATCTTACAAGGACAGCAACCAGTAGCTGAAGTTTTACCTTACCCCTTGGCGTTTAATTTATTCCCACATAACTCTCCCTTGAACGATTTGGGTTACTGTGAAGAAGAAATGAAAATGGTCAACGAAACCCGGAAAATTTTTG
The window above is part of the Nodularia spumigena CCY9414 genome. Proteins encoded here:
- a CDS encoding aspartate-semialdehyde dehydrogenase; the protein is MSKSYRVAILGATGAVGTELLELLASRNFPVAELKLLASERSVGRSLRFKGEDIPVELVSDRTLENVDLVLASAGGSTSKTWASVAVEKGAVVIDNSSAFRMNPEVPLVVPEVNPLAAANHQGIIANPNCTTILMSVAIWPLHQISPIKRIVVSTYQSASGAGAKAMTEVQTQASAILQGQQPVAEVLPYPLAFNLFPHNSPLNDLGYCEEEMKMVNETRKIFDDQQIRITATCIRVPVLRAHSEAINLEFANPFSADAAREILSHSPGVKLIEDWEKNYFPMPMEATGQDDVLLGRIRQDISHPCGLELWLSGDQIRKGAALNAVQIAELLVEKNLLQPAKTYVSSEK